One Danio aesculapii chromosome 22, fDanAes4.1, whole genome shotgun sequence genomic window carries:
- the rex1bd gene encoding required for excision 1-B domain-containing protein, whose amino-acid sequence MKRCTCCSVDLSANLRKHRKLSSSTMAPSDFKSLVRRFYVLQSERVEAYKLFEEGHEAYLRTGPHYDFEHYKQLVNEITKAFCGISKEVLTIKQQLHQDFDRPDLSEHIDKLQIKEKEKLELTAKLQLARQSAQDHPEDEDFQEKVREIKQEIIKNTAALSEILQDFKFDSEEPE is encoded by the exons ATGAAACGATGCACATGTTGCAGTGTAGATTTATCAGCAAACCTACGAAAACACCGAAAGCTTAGTTCCAGCACTATG GCCCCTTCAGATTTTAAAAGTTTGGTCAGAAGATTTTATGTTCTTCAATCTGAACGTGTGGAGGCGTACAAGCTATTTGAGGA GGGTCATGAGGCGTATTTAAGGACAGGGCCTCACTATGACTTTGAGCACTACAAGCAGCTGGTCAACGAGATAACGAAAGCTTTCTGCGGCATTTCCAAAGAAGTTCTGACGATCAAACAGCAACTGCACCAAGACTTCGACCGGCCCGACCTCTCCGAACACATCGACAAACTGCAGATTAAAGAGAAAGAAAAGCTGGAGCTG ACCGCCAAGTTACAGTTGGCTAGGCAGAGTGCGCAGGATCATCCAGAAGACGAGGATTTCCAGGAGAAAGTCCGTGAAATCAAACAGGA AATCATAAAGAACACAGCCGCTTTGAGCGAGATTCTGCAAGACTTTAAGTTTGACTCAGAGGAGCCTGAATGA